The following proteins come from a genomic window of Novosphingobium sp. P6W:
- a CDS encoding HAMP domain-containing histidine kinase, with the protein MDDVASALSIPTLTSTSDACISGIGFGIARVRATPCGGELTLHSRKKGGLVAEIRLPASAVFTRKNYTVPLENRRFSSVEPCRTSSAHRQVNPATHSTTCKKFLNKRA; encoded by the coding sequence GTGGACGACGTTGCATCGGCTTTGAGCATACCCACGCTGACCTCGACGTCCGATGCCTGCATCAGCGGAATCGGCTTTGGCATCGCTCGAGTACGGGCCACGCCCTGCGGCGGGGAGCTGACCTTGCACAGCCGCAAGAAAGGCGGCCTCGTCGCCGAAATCCGCCTCCCCGCCAGCGCGGTTTTCACCCGAAAAAACTACACCGTTCCCCTTGAAAACAGGCGATTTTCCAGTGTTGAGCCGTGCCGTACAAGTTCAGCGCATCGGCAGGTAAACCCTGCAACCCATTCAACAACCTGCAAAAAATTTCTCAACAAACGTGCTTGA
- a CDS encoding TauD/TfdA family dioxygenase, translating to MEYSAITVTPLTPGMGGIVSGVDLTQPLSEIQVAELHRALDDRLVIFFRDQPLDHAAHIRFANYFGGIHIAPSTKPWQAPGHPEVTVIHADADSTFVAGEDWHSDMSCDPEPPLGSILYLHTIPPCGGDTAFSNMYAAYDALSDRMKAHLEGLTAVHDAVVGFGGITPEGMTLPRTSHPVIRTHPSTGRKSIYVNKGFTTYIEGIPRPESDALLAYLFDHVKQPLFQCRFTWGAHSIAFWDNRCAQHSAIWDYFPQVRSGFRVQILGDVPR from the coding sequence GTGGAATATTCGGCAATCACGGTCACTCCGCTCACCCCAGGCATGGGCGGGATCGTCTCGGGCGTAGACCTGACGCAGCCGCTTTCGGAGATTCAGGTTGCGGAACTGCACCGCGCGCTGGACGACCGGCTGGTCATCTTCTTTCGTGACCAGCCGCTGGATCACGCGGCCCATATCCGTTTCGCCAATTACTTCGGCGGCATCCACATCGCGCCCAGTACCAAGCCATGGCAGGCGCCCGGTCATCCCGAAGTGACCGTGATCCACGCAGACGCGGATTCCACCTTCGTCGCCGGCGAGGACTGGCATTCGGACATGAGCTGCGATCCCGAGCCGCCGCTGGGTTCGATCCTTTACCTGCACACTATCCCGCCCTGCGGCGGCGACACCGCATTCTCGAACATGTACGCGGCCTACGATGCGCTGTCGGACAGGATGAAGGCCCACCTCGAAGGCCTGACCGCCGTGCACGACGCCGTCGTCGGGTTTGGCGGCATCACTCCCGAAGGCATGACCTTGCCGCGCACCAGCCATCCAGTGATCCGCACTCACCCCTCGACAGGGCGCAAGTCGATCTACGTTAACAAGGGCTTCACCACGTATATCGAGGGCATCCCGCGGCCGGAAAGCGATGCGTTGCTCGCCTACCTGTTCGACCATGTGAAACAGCCCCTGTTCCAGTGCCGGTTCACCTGGGGCGCGCATTCGATCGCGTTCTGGGACAACCGATGCGCCCAGCACTCGGCGATCTGGGATTATTTCCCGCAAGTCCGCTCGGGCTTCCGCGTCCAGATCCTGGGCGACGTGCCGCGTTGA
- a CDS encoding NAD-dependent succinate-semialdehyde dehydrogenase produces MAYLDTQLFINGDWQNAADGRTLAVQNPATGQEIGRVAHASKADLDRALDAAQRGFEIWRDYTPAARSKIMRQAAALMRERAGDIALLLTQEQGKPLAEAKGEAMAAADIIEWFAEEGFRVYGRLVPHRTNLAIRQMVIKDPVGPVAAFTPWNFPINQVVRKIGAGLAAGCSMIVKAPEETPASPAALIKAFQDAGLPEGVLGLVYGDPAEISEYLIASPIIRKITFTGSTPVGKLLAGLAGQHMKRVSMELGGHAPVIVCEDADVDLAVKSVGGAKFRNAGQVCISPTRFLVHNSVKQQFAEALADLARGIKVGDGMEEGTQMGPLANSRRLSAMAEFQQDAVAKGATLLAGGSRIGETGNFWQPTVLNDVPLDARLFNDEPFGPVAGIRGFDKLEEAIAEANRLSFGLAGYAFTRSLANADLLTRRVEVGMLWVNTPAAASAELPFGGIKDSGYGTEGGPEALDNYLNTRAVVVANV; encoded by the coding sequence ATGGCCTATCTGGACACCCAGCTCTTCATCAATGGCGATTGGCAGAATGCTGCCGATGGCCGCACGCTGGCAGTACAGAACCCCGCGACCGGACAGGAAATCGGCCGCGTCGCCCATGCGAGCAAGGCGGACCTCGACCGCGCGCTGGATGCAGCGCAGCGCGGTTTCGAGATCTGGCGCGATTACACTCCGGCAGCGCGCAGCAAGATCATGCGGCAGGCCGCCGCCCTGATGCGTGAGCGCGCGGGCGACATTGCCCTGCTGCTCACCCAGGAACAGGGCAAGCCGCTGGCCGAGGCCAAGGGTGAGGCGATGGCCGCCGCCGACATCATCGAATGGTTCGCCGAGGAAGGCTTCCGTGTCTACGGCCGCCTTGTCCCGCACCGTACCAACCTTGCGATCCGACAGATGGTCATCAAGGACCCGGTCGGCCCGGTCGCCGCGTTCACGCCGTGGAACTTCCCGATCAACCAGGTGGTCCGCAAGATCGGCGCCGGTCTTGCGGCGGGCTGCTCGATGATCGTCAAGGCACCTGAAGAAACCCCGGCCAGCCCGGCGGCGCTTATCAAGGCGTTCCAGGATGCCGGCCTGCCCGAAGGCGTGCTGGGCCTGGTCTACGGCGATCCCGCCGAGATTTCGGAATACCTGATCGCCAGCCCGATCATCCGCAAGATCACCTTCACCGGCTCCACCCCGGTGGGCAAGCTGCTGGCGGGCCTTGCCGGGCAGCACATGAAGCGGGTGTCGATGGAACTGGGCGGCCACGCCCCGGTGATCGTCTGCGAGGATGCCGACGTCGACCTTGCGGTGAAGAGCGTGGGCGGCGCCAAGTTCCGCAACGCCGGGCAGGTGTGCATCTCGCCGACGCGCTTCCTGGTTCATAACAGCGTGAAGCAGCAGTTCGCCGAAGCGCTGGCCGACCTTGCCCGCGGTATCAAGGTGGGTGACGGCATGGAAGAGGGCACCCAGATGGGGCCGCTCGCCAATTCGCGCCGCCTGTCCGCCATGGCTGAATTCCAGCAGGACGCGGTGGCGAAGGGCGCCACGCTCCTCGCCGGGGGCAGCCGGATCGGCGAGACCGGCAACTTCTGGCAGCCGACCGTCCTGAACGACGTGCCGCTCGATGCCCGCCTGTTCAATGACGAGCCGTTCGGCCCGGTCGCCGGCATTCGCGGGTTCGACAAGCTGGAGGAAGCCATCGCCGAGGCCAACCGCCTGTCGTTCGGGCTGGCGGGTTATGCCTTCACCCGCTCGCTCGCCAATGCGGACCTGCTGACGCGGCGCGTCGAAGTGGGGATGCTGTGGGTGAACACGCCGGCGGCAGCCTCGGCGGAGCTGCCTTTCGGCGGCATCAAGGATTCCGGCTACGGCACCGAGGGCGGCCCCGAGGCGCTCGACAACTACCTCAACACCCGCGCGGTCGTGGTCGCCAACGTCTGA
- a CDS encoding TonB-dependent hemoglobin/transferrin/lactoferrin family receptor: MNYSTRRSLALVLKLGTAMGMTAIAFAPAQAQTTTDGESQPAEFGSVRVEAAAIDTPADRAAPGKPAVLTTTTSATTLRERMVDSIADYARRVDAGVNFNSNNFSINIRGLDANRVLTTVDGIRLPWLSDGARGVQGGVAAFDFNSLSSIDVVKSGDSSFFGQGALSGVFAVRTLDPEDLLAGGKKTGALAKATYDSASDSMFLNQAGAFRTGNTLVLIQGGYQNGEETESKGKTGGTGVRRTAQNPASYDQTNLLVKVHQYLGGGHRLGLSGELFKRSYDENTLTSVTSTYSDYATLEQNKRKRVAATYDYQSQGDDVIREAHLVGYWQRLNLRTRTQATRLTSPIGEYDRDSDLQDESYGLNGSIVAAASTGAVDHAISLGGEVYRTKTSQYAAGVDNCTAAIFSCSFLHVNQSDMPDVKSTDLGLYIQDRMTFGALHLTPGLRYDWYRRTPQETATYTLNAAYEGLPARSSDSKLSPKVLAEFDLTPGFTLYGQWSRAFRAPSATELYLTYGGTGSYVSIGNPDLKPETSNGYEVGAKFGDAARGFKVSVYDNYYRNFIDTVTTTAAAAGLSGSYPFGVFKYVNRAHVRIYGAEASAQWAFDDNWRVWGSIAYAHGRDTDEDTYLNSIPPLRGIAGVGYQQERFGADLSATVAAARNKVENPASTLNKTGSYGIVDFTAWVKPGLFDGLRLQGGVYNLLDKTYYNALDIPDSSTVPQLYYSQPGRTWKASMILSF, encoded by the coding sequence ATGAATTATTCTACACGGCGGTCGTTGGCACTGGTTCTCAAACTGGGCACCGCCATGGGCATGACGGCGATCGCCTTTGCCCCGGCCCAGGCTCAGACCACCACTGACGGCGAAAGCCAGCCGGCCGAGTTCGGCTCGGTCCGTGTCGAGGCCGCAGCCATTGATACCCCGGCCGACCGGGCTGCTCCGGGCAAGCCAGCGGTCCTGACGACCACCACCTCGGCCACGACCCTGCGTGAACGCATGGTCGATTCCATCGCCGATTATGCCCGCCGCGTCGATGCAGGCGTGAACTTCAATTCGAACAATTTCAGCATCAACATCCGCGGCCTCGATGCCAACCGGGTGCTCACCACGGTCGACGGCATCCGCCTCCCCTGGCTGAGCGACGGTGCGCGCGGGGTACAGGGCGGCGTCGCGGCGTTCGACTTCAATTCGCTGAGCAGTATCGACGTGGTGAAAAGCGGCGATTCCAGCTTCTTCGGGCAGGGCGCGCTGTCGGGCGTCTTCGCGGTACGCACGCTCGATCCCGAGGACCTTCTGGCGGGCGGCAAGAAGACCGGGGCGCTGGCCAAAGCGACGTATGACAGCGCCAGCGACAGCATGTTCCTCAACCAGGCCGGCGCCTTTCGCACTGGGAACACGCTGGTCCTGATCCAGGGCGGCTACCAGAACGGCGAGGAGACCGAAAGCAAGGGCAAGACCGGCGGCACCGGTGTCAGGCGCACGGCTCAGAACCCGGCCTCCTATGACCAGACCAACCTCCTGGTGAAGGTTCACCAGTATCTTGGCGGGGGCCACCGCCTCGGCCTGTCCGGCGAACTGTTCAAGCGCAGCTACGACGAAAACACGCTGACCAGCGTGACCTCGACTTATTCCGATTACGCCACGCTGGAACAGAACAAGCGCAAGCGCGTGGCGGCGACGTATGATTACCAGTCGCAAGGGGACGACGTCATTCGCGAGGCGCATCTGGTCGGCTACTGGCAGCGCCTGAACCTGCGGACGAGGACGCAGGCGACACGCCTGACATCTCCGATCGGCGAATACGACCGCGACAGCGACCTGCAGGACGAATCGTATGGCCTCAACGGCTCTATCGTCGCGGCCGCGAGCACGGGCGCGGTGGACCATGCGATCAGTCTGGGCGGCGAGGTTTACAGGACCAAGACCAGCCAGTACGCCGCCGGCGTCGATAACTGCACGGCCGCGATCTTCAGCTGTTCGTTCCTGCACGTGAACCAGTCCGACATGCCCGACGTGAAAAGCACCGATCTTGGCCTCTACATCCAGGACCGCATGACGTTCGGCGCCCTCCACCTAACGCCGGGCCTGCGCTACGACTGGTATCGTCGTACCCCGCAGGAAACGGCGACCTACACGCTCAACGCGGCCTACGAAGGTCTGCCCGCCCGTTCCAGCGACTCAAAATTATCGCCCAAGGTTCTGGCCGAATTCGACCTGACGCCGGGCTTCACCCTCTACGGCCAGTGGTCGCGGGCATTCCGCGCGCCTTCCGCTACCGAATTGTACCTGACGTATGGCGGCACCGGCAGCTATGTCAGCATCGGCAACCCCGACCTCAAACCCGAGACCAGCAACGGCTACGAAGTGGGCGCGAAGTTCGGTGACGCGGCGCGCGGTTTCAAGGTCAGCGTCTACGACAACTACTACCGCAACTTCATCGACACGGTCACCACCACCGCCGCCGCAGCCGGGCTGAGCGGCAGCTACCCCTTCGGCGTGTTCAAGTACGTCAACCGCGCCCATGTGCGCATCTACGGCGCCGAGGCCAGTGCGCAGTGGGCGTTCGATGACAACTGGCGCGTATGGGGTTCCATCGCCTACGCCCACGGCAGGGATACCGACGAGGACACCTACCTCAATTCCATTCCGCCGCTGCGCGGCATCGCCGGGGTGGGCTATCAGCAGGAGCGCTTTGGGGCAGACCTGTCGGCCACGGTCGCGGCGGCGCGCAACAAGGTGGAAAACCCCGCCTCTACACTCAACAAGACGGGCAGCTACGGCATCGTCGATTTCACCGCCTGGGTGAAGCCGGGCCTGTTCGACGGCCTGCGTCTGCAGGGCGGCGTGTACAACCTGCTCGACAAGACGTACTACAACGCCCTCGACATCCCCGACAGTTCGACCGTACCGCAGCTTTACTACAGCCAGCCGGGACGGACCTGGAAGGCATCGATGATCCTGTCGTTCTAA
- a CDS encoding glycoside hydrolase family 76 protein — MRTVTPRILVGLLLVMGAVPLHAEDRAGPDAAPPRRSQVAAAYLDQEWAKPGGWNGIEAWQRFVAVDVLIDHERRTGDKRWGDQIDAAVRNRTGLYLNDDALWAVIANVHAWRRNNDPELLDYAGSTYRRLVAGYWDNRCGGGLWWDPARTYKNAITNELLFYASTQLYLATGQQGYRDWALRSWSWIEGSSMIGADGLVNDGLDAQCRNNGQPRFTYNQGVLIGGLNDLAGITGDPAYRAVAVKTALAAMRGLSTPEGILREPVDAIGSDGLMFKGIFAYHLGHLLDAMPDGSERGELMAWARGNADAVWRSSASGTAGVDGDWSGGTSRTGPAAQASGIAMLVAAGD, encoded by the coding sequence ATGCGCACTGTGACGCCTCGTATTCTTGTCGGACTGCTGCTTGTAATGGGCGCCGTTCCTCTCCACGCAGAGGATCGAGCAGGCCCGGACGCCGCCCCGCCGCGCCGCTCCCAGGTCGCAGCGGCATATCTGGACCAGGAATGGGCCAAGCCGGGGGGCTGGAACGGGATCGAGGCGTGGCAGCGCTTCGTTGCCGTCGACGTCCTGATCGACCATGAGCGGCGAACCGGGGACAAGCGGTGGGGCGACCAGATCGACGCTGCGGTGCGTAATCGCACTGGCCTCTACCTCAACGATGACGCCTTGTGGGCGGTCATCGCGAACGTCCACGCCTGGCGGCGTAACAACGATCCGGAACTGCTGGACTACGCCGGTTCGACCTACCGCCGCCTCGTCGCCGGATATTGGGACAATCGCTGCGGCGGCGGCCTGTGGTGGGACCCCGCGCGCACTTACAAGAACGCAATCACCAACGAACTGCTCTTCTATGCCTCGACCCAATTGTACCTGGCGACCGGCCAGCAAGGCTACCGGGACTGGGCGCTGCGCAGTTGGTCATGGATCGAGGGATCGTCGATGATCGGGGCGGATGGGCTGGTGAACGATGGACTGGACGCCCAGTGCCGCAACAATGGCCAGCCCCGCTTCACCTACAATCAGGGCGTGTTAATCGGCGGCCTCAACGATCTGGCCGGGATCACCGGTGATCCCGCGTACCGCGCCGTTGCAGTGAAAACCGCGCTGGCCGCGATGCGCGGCCTTTCAACGCCGGAGGGAATCCTGCGTGAGCCGGTCGACGCGATTGGCTCGGACGGGCTGATGTTCAAGGGCATCTTCGCGTACCACCTCGGCCATCTTCTCGATGCCATGCCCGATGGGTCTGAGCGCGGCGAACTCATGGCCTGGGCGCGCGGAAATGCCGATGCCGTGTGGAGATCGAGCGCCTCGGGCACGGCCGGGGTCGACGGCGACTGGTCGGGCGGCACGTCCCGGACTGGCCCGGCGGCGCAGGCATCCGGGATCGCCATGCTGGTGGCCGCAGGCGACTGA
- a CDS encoding PepSY domain-containing protein — MTRNSIRAWYLVHKWTSLVCTLFLLMLCLTGLPLIFHDEIDVLTEGPPQVGMPGVGSSSDTPGLLPLDTMLKIAIAERPGEVAAFMAFDNDGPLMTVTTAPRPDSPSAQMTVLVLDRSTGKLVSQADESGVMHFLLQLHTDMFLGLPGMLFLGFMGLLFTAAIVSGVVLYAPFMRKIAFGTLRTSRSTRLKWLDYHNLLGIAALAWTLVVGLTGVVNTLATPINRVWQSRELAAMTGAYAGKPALERSRYVSLDKAMAQARKALPGTSPQFIGFPGGAFSSKHHYAVFFQGDTPLTQRLLTPALIDAETGAFTDARPMPWYNQALALSQPLHFGDYGGLPLKILWAVLDLFTIVILGSGLYLWLGKRKTSVEAHVREVETGGTAGAPS, encoded by the coding sequence GTGACGCGCAATTCGATACGAGCCTGGTATCTGGTGCACAAGTGGACGAGCCTCGTCTGCACCCTGTTCCTGCTGATGCTGTGCCTGACCGGGCTGCCGCTGATCTTCCACGATGAGATCGATGTGCTCACCGAAGGGCCGCCGCAGGTGGGCATGCCGGGTGTAGGCTCGTCGTCCGACACGCCGGGCCTGCTGCCGCTCGACACGATGCTGAAGATCGCGATTGCCGAGCGGCCGGGCGAGGTAGCCGCGTTCATGGCCTTCGACAACGACGGACCGTTGATGACCGTCACCACCGCGCCGCGCCCGGATTCGCCCTCTGCGCAGATGACGGTCCTCGTACTCGACCGGTCCACCGGCAAGCTGGTGTCGCAGGCGGACGAGAGCGGGGTGATGCATTTCCTGCTCCAGCTTCACACCGACATGTTCCTAGGCCTGCCGGGCATGCTGTTCCTGGGGTTCATGGGGCTGCTGTTCACCGCCGCGATCGTTTCGGGCGTGGTCCTTTACGCGCCCTTCATGCGCAAGATTGCCTTCGGTACGCTGCGGACCTCGCGCAGCACTCGGCTGAAATGGCTCGACTATCACAACCTGCTGGGCATCGCCGCGCTGGCCTGGACGCTGGTGGTGGGGCTTACCGGCGTGGTGAACACGCTGGCGACGCCGATCAACCGGGTATGGCAGAGCCGCGAACTGGCCGCGATGACCGGCGCCTATGCCGGCAAGCCCGCGCTGGAGCGTTCGCGCTACGTGTCGCTCGACAAGGCGATGGCGCAGGCGCGCAAGGCGCTGCCGGGCACCAGCCCGCAGTTCATCGGCTTTCCGGGCGGGGCGTTCAGTTCGAAGCACCACTACGCGGTGTTCTTTCAGGGCGATACGCCGCTGACCCAGCGCCTGCTGACCCCGGCGCTGATCGATGCCGAGACCGGGGCGTTCACCGATGCGCGCCCGATGCCGTGGTACAACCAGGCGCTGGCGCTGTCGCAGCCGCTGCATTTCGGGGACTATGGCGGGCTGCCGCTGAAGATCCTCTGGGCGGTTCTGGACCTTTTCACGATCGTGATCCTGGGCAGCGGCCTTTACCTGTGGCTCGGCAAGCGCAAGACTTCGGTCGAGGCGCACGTTCGTGAGGTCGAGACCGGCGGCACGGCAGGAGCGCCGTCATGA
- a CDS encoding TonB-dependent receptor translates to MMSVRIASHAALICAALVSVPVHAQEQVGTGPAATGDDDILVTARKREERAIDVPIAITAISGAQLEKRGARNLADFLQEAPGVGIYDGGSALGTKITIRGISASLGANENGFYLDDLPFTGVSVPISPDVRAWDLDRVEILRGPQGTLFGEGSMGGTVRILTQGANLDEWEAKGLGFVSDTKGGGTNAGAKGAFNAPVIPGVLAFRVAGTHERYQGWVDNSAARKTNVNDHTYDTFRAKMRFDPVENLSITGSYWLSKSDFPGGGSSARDDGQQSRATVPSSSSRLELYGATARYDLPGAQLFYAFSHSDFTLPQQATTVRGPINVLIDIGVESHELRMASTGDGPLQWTVGGYLRNAQRNDSVLFAFAGIDNDAELRTRARALFGEATYTLPGVPVDLTAGLRYFEDRLRGFEANSGVVTDQPGDTYKSWNPRFSVAWHPQADMTIYASAAKGFRSGQIQPTVPLALGPVYGVDLPATLSQDSIWTYEVGAKADLLGRKVTVEAALFYSDWKDVAVRIPIPGTSFNGLINSDGTRTKGAELSITARPVPGLTLAASGAYVDAEYIGNVAGTGIVKGAAVDDVAKFTANASADYTAVLSDMAQLFARVDWQHSSPRRNSSYASFLPGDRIDRVDARIGLDLAQVTLALFAENLTNENGATSFRQVQALAPGVLDITSNRLRPRTLGIEASFRFGGPAR, encoded by the coding sequence ATGATGTCCGTCCGCATTGCCAGCCATGCCGCCCTGATCTGCGCCGCTCTCGTCAGCGTGCCCGTCCATGCGCAGGAGCAGGTGGGCACCGGCCCTGCCGCGACAGGCGACGACGATATCCTCGTGACCGCCCGCAAGCGCGAAGAACGCGCGATCGACGTGCCGATTGCGATCACCGCCATCAGCGGCGCACAGCTTGAAAAGCGCGGCGCCCGCAACCTTGCCGACTTCCTGCAGGAAGCGCCCGGCGTGGGCATCTACGACGGCGGTTCCGCGCTGGGCACCAAGATCACCATTCGCGGCATTTCGGCCTCGCTCGGTGCGAACGAGAACGGCTTCTATCTCGACGACCTGCCCTTCACCGGGGTGAGCGTGCCGATCAGCCCCGACGTGCGCGCCTGGGACCTGGACCGCGTCGAAATCCTGCGCGGACCGCAGGGCACGCTGTTCGGCGAAGGCTCGATGGGCGGCACCGTGCGTATCCTGACGCAGGGCGCCAACCTGGACGAGTGGGAGGCCAAGGGCCTCGGCTTCGTATCGGACACCAAGGGCGGCGGCACCAATGCCGGCGCCAAGGGTGCCTTCAACGCGCCGGTCATCCCCGGCGTGCTGGCCTTTCGCGTCGCCGGCACGCATGAACGCTACCAGGGATGGGTAGACAACAGCGCCGCCCGCAAGACCAACGTCAACGACCATACATACGACACTTTTCGCGCCAAGATGCGCTTCGATCCGGTCGAAAACCTGTCGATCACCGGCAGCTACTGGCTGTCCAAGTCCGACTTCCCCGGCGGCGGATCAAGCGCGCGAGACGATGGCCAGCAGTCGCGTGCGACGGTGCCTTCCAGCAGCAGCCGGCTTGAACTCTACGGCGCGACCGCTCGCTACGACCTGCCCGGCGCGCAGCTGTTCTATGCCTTTTCCCACAGCGACTTCACGCTGCCGCAGCAGGCGACGACGGTGCGCGGCCCGATCAACGTCCTGATCGACATTGGCGTGGAATCGCATGAACTGCGCATGGCATCGACTGGCGATGGTCCGCTGCAATGGACGGTCGGCGGTTACTTGCGCAATGCCCAGCGCAACGACAGCGTGCTGTTCGCCTTCGCCGGCATCGACAACGATGCCGAGCTTCGCACCCGCGCCCGCGCGCTGTTCGGCGAGGCAACCTACACCCTGCCCGGCGTGCCCGTCGACCTGACCGCAGGCCTGCGCTATTTCGAGGACCGCCTGCGCGGCTTCGAGGCAAATTCGGGTGTCGTCACCGATCAGCCGGGTGATACCTACAAGTCCTGGAACCCGCGCTTTTCCGTGGCCTGGCACCCGCAGGCGGACATGACGATCTATGCCAGCGCCGCCAAGGGCTTCCGCTCAGGACAGATCCAGCCGACCGTGCCGCTCGCACTCGGGCCGGTCTACGGGGTCGACCTGCCGGCCACGCTCAGCCAGGATTCGATCTGGACTTACGAGGTCGGCGCCAAGGCCGACCTGCTGGGCCGCAAGGTGACCGTGGAAGCCGCGCTGTTCTACAGCGACTGGAAGGACGTGGCGGTGCGTATCCCGATCCCGGGAACCTCGTTCAACGGCCTCATCAACTCCGACGGCACCCGTACCAAGGGCGCCGAACTGAGCATTACCGCGCGCCCGGTTCCCGGCCTGACGCTGGCGGCGAGCGGCGCTTATGTGGACGCGGAATATATCGGCAATGTCGCAGGCACCGGGATCGTGAAGGGCGCCGCCGTCGACGATGTCGCCAAGTTCACCGCCAACGCCTCGGCAGACTATACCGCCGTGCTGTCGGACATGGCGCAGCTGTTCGCGCGGGTCGACTGGCAGCACAGTTCGCCGCGCCGCAATTCGTCCTACGCCAGCTTCCTGCCGGGCGACAGGATCGACCGGGTGGACGCCCGCATCGGCCTGGACCTGGCGCAGGTGACGCTGGCGCTCTTTGCCGAGAACCTGACGAACGAAAATGGCGCCACCAGCTTCCGGCAGGTTCAGGCGCTTGCCCCCGGCGTGCTCGACATCACGTCGAACCGCCTGCGTCCGCGCACGCTGGGGATCGAGGCCAGCTTCCGCTTCGGCGGCCCTGCCCGCTGA
- a CDS encoding FadR/GntR family transcriptional regulator, whose amino-acid sequence MTGSSHLIVDEPAAQLGRNLTYGLLDNIGRAIVTGQFEKAVFPTEAELAKQHGVSRSVTREAVKMLTAKGLLSARPRQGTTVQPTSSWNLFDTDVLRWMLERKLSIDLLRQFNELRVAVEPEGAALAAMVAAEEDLARIDAGLERMQAAEHGLDDPLEADIAFHVAVLRASKNPFYIQLRDVVSTALRTSIRFTNRIKGRTADVAEHAKVRDAIAARDPDAARIAMRRIIGDVLGLIEDRQPAGD is encoded by the coding sequence GTGACAGGCTCTTCCCACCTCATCGTCGATGAACCCGCTGCACAACTGGGCCGCAACCTGACATACGGATTGCTCGACAATATCGGCCGCGCCATCGTTACCGGCCAGTTCGAGAAAGCCGTGTTCCCCACCGAAGCCGAACTCGCCAAGCAGCACGGCGTCAGCCGCTCCGTCACGCGTGAGGCGGTGAAGATGCTGACCGCCAAGGGCCTGCTCAGCGCCCGCCCACGCCAGGGGACCACGGTTCAGCCGACCTCGTCGTGGAACCTGTTCGACACCGACGTGCTGCGCTGGATGCTGGAACGCAAGCTTTCCATCGACCTGCTTCGCCAGTTCAACGAACTGCGCGTCGCCGTGGAGCCGGAAGGCGCGGCGCTGGCGGCCATGGTCGCGGCCGAGGAAGACCTTGCCCGCATCGACGCCGGGCTGGAGCGCATGCAGGCTGCCGAGCATGGGCTGGACGACCCCCTGGAAGCCGACATCGCCTTCCACGTCGCCGTCCTGCGCGCCTCGAAGAACCCCTTCTACATCCAGCTGCGCGACGTGGTCAGCACTGCGCTGCGCACCTCGATCCGCTTCACCAACCGCATCAAGGGCCGCACCGCCGACGTTGCCGAACACGCCAAGGTACGCGATGCCATCGCCGCGCGCGATCCCGACGCGGCGCGGATCGCGATGCGCCGGATCATCGGCGACGTCCTTGGCCTGATCGAGGACCGGCAGCCAGCGGGCGACTGA
- a CDS encoding Gfo/Idh/MocA family protein — protein MEPVRLGLVGIGKIARDQHFPAIAGNDRLNLVATASRHGRLDGVEGYHDIAEMVGAAGLEAVSLCTPPDGRYEQALVAIEAGVHVMLEKPPAVTLSHVEALVAAARKAGVSLFATWHSREAAGVAPARAWLADRRIDAVRIDWKEDIRRWHPGQEWILGPGGFGVFDPGINALSIATEILPRELFVESASMDVPEGRASPLAASILMRCGSAEVRAEFDFLQTGPQTWSIEVDTDAGTLRLTQGGSVIQLPGEAEQTAPDEEYARLYDRFADLVAERAIDVDLRPLRLVADAFLIADRRVTEAFAF, from the coding sequence GTGGAGCCTGTAAGATTGGGCCTCGTAGGTATCGGCAAGATCGCCCGCGACCAGCACTTTCCCGCGATTGCCGGCAATGACCGGCTGAACCTCGTTGCCACTGCCAGCCGGCATGGCCGCCTCGACGGTGTGGAGGGCTATCACGACATCGCCGAGATGGTCGGCGCCGCCGGGCTCGAGGCTGTCTCGCTCTGCACCCCGCCCGACGGGCGTTACGAACAGGCGCTCGTCGCCATCGAGGCGGGCGTGCACGTCATGCTCGAAAAACCGCCGGCCGTGACGCTCTCGCATGTCGAGGCCCTCGTCGCAGCAGCGCGCAAGGCGGGCGTCTCGCTGTTCGCAACCTGGCACTCCCGCGAGGCGGCGGGCGTGGCCCCTGCCCGCGCCTGGCTGGCCGACCGGCGCATCGACGCGGTGCGGATCGACTGGAAGGAAGACATTCGCCGCTGGCATCCCGGTCAGGAATGGATTCTTGGCCCCGGCGGCTTCGGCGTCTTCGATCCCGGCATCAACGCGCTATCGATCGCGACTGAAATCCTGCCCCGCGAACTCTTCGTGGAAAGCGCCAGCATGGACGTACCCGAAGGCCGCGCCTCGCCGCTGGCTGCCAGCATCTTGATGCGCTGCGGCAGCGCCGAAGTGCGCGCCGAGTTCGACTTCCTCCAGACCGGCCCGCAGACATGGTCCATCGAGGTCGACACCGATGCCGGAACCCTGCGCCTTACGCAGGGCGGCAGCGTGATCCAACTGCCCGGCGAGGCAGAGCAGACCGCGCCCGACGAGGAATACGCACGGCTCTACGACCGCTTTGCCGACCTCGTGGCCGAACGTGCGATCGACGTCGACCTGCGCCCGCTGCGACTCGTTGCCGATGCATTCCTGATCGCGGATCGCCGTGTGACGGAAGCTTTCGCCTTCTGA